The following proteins come from a genomic window of Dreissena polymorpha isolate Duluth1 chromosome 1, UMN_Dpol_1.0, whole genome shotgun sequence:
- the LOC127878925 gene encoding uncharacterized protein LOC127878925 isoform X1, with the protein MGNSSGTNVRKDSEVIDAIVDEKNKWHATLSGAKHPDMVLINDMLFNTHQRLKGYVKQIHSPSVEIQTDPDKHTMELEEQLEKLKTDRDALKIRLSKVVGEKLMKDNPYITDLSDKNRPTKLGEVYTELYDNEWTDAYEALTESGYKDTETIATLFKTLKVCFEFCHSKADQLLESTVKVAANVLFQEFHEEMKDQKKLRQTLAVVSKQDNRSDVDVLKQFFFKTLNLQRRWKSKNSDDTKQSLEVLSTIYQPQSFEEEMKRIREQMSVILIPVVQNAFLKTYWDDKCYPVMKPFI; encoded by the exons ATGGGAAACAGTTCTGGAACGAACGTTCGTAAAGATAGTGAAGTTATTGATGCAATTGTTGACGAGAAGAACAAATGGCACGCGACTTTATCAGGCGCTAAACATCCGGACATGGTTCTCATCAATGATATGTTATTCAACACACATCAAAGGCTTAAAGGTTACGTGAAACAG ATTCATTCACCATCCGTTGAAATACAAACTGATCCGGATAAACATACGATGGAACTGGAAGAGCAATTAGAAAAGCTAAAAACCGATAGGGACGCGTTAAAAATAAG GCTAAGCAAAGTTGTGGGCGAGAAGCTGATGAAGGACAACCCTTACATTACTGATCTAAGTGACAAGAATAGACCAACAAAACTAGGAGAGGTGTACACAGAATTATACGACAACGAATGGACGGATGCATATGAAGCGCTAACGGAATCCGGATACAAAGACACAGAGACTATAGCAACTCTGTTCAAAACATTAAAG GTATGTTTCGAGTTCTGTCATTCAAAGGCCGATCAGCTCTTGGAGTCGACTGTTAAAGTTGCTGCAAACGTCCTTTTTCAAGAATTCCACGAAGAAATGAAAGACCAGAAG AAATTGCGTCAGACGTTAGCAGTAGTGTCTAAG CAGGACAATCGTTCCGATGTTGACGTGTTGAAACAGTTTTTCTTTAAAACGTTGAACCTTCAGCGCAGGTGGAAATCCAAAAATTCAGACGATACAAAGCAGTCACTTGAAGTGTTGAGCACC ATATATCAACCCCAATCTTTTGAAGAAGAAATGAAAAGAATCCGCGAACAGATGTCAGTAATACTCATTCCTGTGGTACAGAAT GCATTTCTGAAGACTTATTGGGACGACAAGTGTTATCCGGTCATGAAACCGTTCATCTAG
- the LOC127878909 gene encoding uncharacterized protein LOC127878909, whose translation MGNTQPPFGIKKIQSSQASTFYDYIPENRVEHEVIRFIETEHSYWKDILQFLKTTKTDVDIAFIHESLENTATKIFKYLEQAASKSKVKRPHDEVESVMKFRSEQDIQELHHKVADLEIKIKSLQSDRDDLLHRLSSLQSERDDLLLRLSKVVGDKLVQDNPNISDLSDKNRPTKLGEMYAELYDNEWTDAIEGLQDAGHDEKEAVHTLCLTLQKTFEFCDDKAIQMLDSTANAANVLFLEAEQAQGEMKQRFTIAVAPKNISSEQSGQLQHWVEKLQLQNRWTPNATSNTGQTKPSVPEEKLPLNFEAEYKHLRKELSVAIVPALQKAFLNIYWDDSCIPAMKPFVKKCLFLCWMMVVQGPPLCFDWSTKHGSKFDSSLYKQYTKSGNTVDYVVWPTMFLHEGGPMIVKGVAQPITGISDEESKHT comes from the exons ATGGGGAATACACAGCCACCTTTCGGAATTAAGAAGATTCAATCGTCGCAAGCAAGCACGTTTTATGATTACATTCCAGAAAACCGCGTTGAACATGAGGTCATTCGATTTATTGAGACAGAACATTCCTACTGGAAAGacattttgcaatttttgaaaacGACGAAAACCGATGTTGATATTGCCTTTATACACGAGTCGTTGGAAAATACAGCAACGAAGATATTCAAATACCTTGAACAG GCAGCGTCTAAATCTAAAGTTAAAAGGCCACATGATGAAGTGGAATCAGTTATGAAGTTTCGATCAGAACAAGATATTCAAGAATTGCACCATAAAGTGGCAGATTTAGAGATAAAAATCAAATCTTTGCAAAGTGACCGAGACGATCTGCTGCACAGATTGTCTTCTTTGCAAAGTGAGCGAGACGATCTGCTGCTCAG ACTCAGCAAAGTTGTTGGAGACAAGCTGGTCCAAGACAATCCGAACATCAGTGATCTGAGTGACAAGAATAGACCCACCAAACTGGGCGAAATGTATGCCGAATTGTACGATAATGAATGGACGGATGCTATTGAAGGCCTACAAGATGCAGGACATGATGAAAAAGAGGCTGTTCACACCCTTTGCTTAACCTTACAG AAAACCTTTGAGTTTTGTGATGATAAGGCCATTCAGATGTTAGATTCAACAGCCAATGCGGCAAATGTTTTGTTCTTGGAAGCCGAACAGGCACAGGGCGAGATG AAACAACGATTCACCATCGCAGTTGCTCCTAAA AACATTAGTTCCGAACAAAGCGGACAGCTCCAACATTGGGTCGAGAAGTTACAACTACAGAACAGATGGACACCTAATGCAACATCTAATACAGGCCAAACTAAACCATCAGTTCCCGAG GAAAAACTGCCGCTCAATTTCGAAGCTGAATACAAACATCTGCGTAAAGAACTTTCAGTAGCAATAGTTCCTGCTTTGCAAAAG GCATTTCTTAATATCTACTGGGACGATTCGTGCATTCCGGCCATGAAACCCTTCGTCAAGAAATGTCTGTTCCTCTGCTGGATGATGGTAGTACAGGGACCGCCCCTGTGTTTCGACTGGAGCACCAAACACGGGTCAAAGTTTGATTCAAGTTTGTATAAACAGTATACAAAATCGGGAAACACAGTAGATTATGTTGTGTGGCCCACAATGTTCTTACATGAAGGTGGACCTATGATTGTGAAAGGTGTTGCACAACCAATAACTGGTATTAGCGATGAAGAATCCAAACATACATAA